A genomic segment from Plasmodium sp. gorilla clade G2 genome assembly, chromosome: 3 encodes:
- a CDS encoding plasmoredoxin: MACQVDNPPKTYPNDKTAEYEKYANYMNYLYYYKNNELKKIDSSYFKDKYLGLFFGASWCKYCVTFIDSLNIFKKNFPNVEIIYIPFDRTYQDYLSFLKNTNFYALPFDNYLYICKKYQIKNLPSFMLISPNNNILVKDAAQLIKTDAYINNLKSLIKNYIIHPKTFQYNNRFFDLFHN, translated from the coding sequence atggcGTGCCAAGTTGATAACCCTCCTAAAACATACCCAAATGATAAAACAGCTGAATATGAAAAGTACGCAAATTATATGAactatctatattattataaaaataatgaattaaaaaaaatcgaTTCATCTTATTTTAAGGATAAATATTTAGGATTATTTTTTGGAGCTTCATGGTGTAAATACTGTGTAACATTTATAGATAgcttaaatatttttaaaaagaactTTCCAAATgttgaaattatatatataccatttGATAGAACATATCAAGATTACCtttcctttttaaaaaatacaaactTTTATGCTTTACCTtttgataattatttatatatatgtaaaaagtatcaaataaaaaatctaCCCTCCTTCATGTTAATTTCacctaataataatatactaGTAAAGGATGCAGCACAATTAATTAAAACAGatgcatatataaataacctAAAatcattaattaaaaattatataatacatccAAAAACAtttcaatataataatcGCTTTTTTGATTTGTTTCATAATTGA
- a CDS encoding lipoamide acyltransferase component of branched-chain alpha-keto acid dehydrogenase complex: MFVKNVLNVLRRVHTKPFKGRHYINTSTIHFKIVKCKLYDIGEGISEVEITKWNKNEGDHVSEMESLLTVQSDKAAVDITSKYNGVLVKKYLNENDMLKVGSYFCEIDTDDDIIETNEEGVEKEENNKREEHDESSLSLNDDSNTNDNIKASPGVKRKAKEYKVNLNNVGDYFNKVNITLEDLELYYNNVVKNEYYDNKDMDVIDEVSLKGIKLAMCKSMNESLQIPLFHLNEMCIINNLIKMRKEYKEEQKNILTKETNITITCILIKLISNVLKEFPILNSKFNFKTNTYTMYKNHNISIAVDTPHGLLVPNIKNVQNKNILDIQKDLLLLRDKANNMQLSKNDITNGTITISNFGAISGTFATPIVFDNQACIIGIGKMEKKLLLKDQASDLNSLNDILVADTINFTFGADHRYIDGATLAQFSKMLKRNIENCDSLGPLLE; encoded by the coding sequence ATGTTTGTGAAGAATGTGCTAAACGTACTTAGGAGGGTTCATACAAAGCCATTTAAAGGGCGCCATTACATTAACACTAGTACAATACATTTTAAGATAGTGAAATgcaaattatatgatataggGGAAGGAATTTCTGAAGTTGAAATTACAAAGTGGAATAAGAATGAAGGGGATCATGTAAGTGAAATGGAAAGTTTATTGACTGTACAAAGTGATAAAGCTGCTGTTGATATAACTAGTAAATATAATGGTGTATtggtaaaaaaatatttaaatgaaaatgatatgtTGAAAGTTGGATCGTATTTTTGTGAGATAGATACAGATGATGATATTATTGAAACAAATGAAGAAGGAgtagaaaaagaagaaaataataaaagagaaGAACATGATGAAAGTTCTTTAAGTTTAAATGATGATAGTAAtactaatgataatattaaagcATCTCCAGGTGTTAAAAGAAAAgcaaaagaatataaagtaaatttaaataatgttggtgattattttaataaagtgAATATAACCTTAGAAGATTtggaattatattataataatgttgttaaaaatgaatattatgataataaagatatgGATGTTATTGATGAAGTATCATTAAAAGGTATAAAATTAGCTATGTGTAAAAGTATGAATGAATCTTTACAAATAccattatttcatttaaatgaaatgtgtatcataaataatttaataaaaatgagaaaagaatataaagaagaacaaaaaaatatactaacAAAAGAAACTAATATAACTATTACATGTAtacttataaaattaatatctaATGTTTTAAAAGAATTCCCAATTTTAAATTccaaatttaattttaaaactAATACTTATACTATGTATAAAAATCATAATATCTCTATAGCTGTTGATACTCCTCATGGATTATTAGTaccaaatattaaaaatgttcagaataaaaatattttagatattcaaaaagatttattattattacgtGATAAAGCAAATAACATGCAACTTagtaaaaatgatattactAATGGTACAATAACTATTAGTAATTTTGGAGCCATATCAGGAACATTTGCTACTCCTATAGTATTTGATAATCAAGCATGTATAATAGGTATAGgcaaaatggaaaaaaaattgCTTTTAAAAGATCAAGCGAGTGACTTAAATtctttaaatgatatattagtTGCTGATACTATTAACTTTACTTTTGGAGCTGACCACAGGTATATAGATGGAGCAACCTTAGCTCAGTTTTCTAAAATGTTAAAAAGGAATATTGAAAATTGTGATTCCCTAGGACCACTATTggaataa
- a CDS encoding IBR domain protein, putative, with protein sequence MNIPKEQNEKEQINVTIEYGKDNKMKVIKTPISNSNKNNIINYKYDDSNIKDKYNNTSDCYIMNNEDGINLYLNYYKKNFLKFQENNLYNVYELKDIEKKMELAIFEIMNLINIQYDYAYHFLKAYNFNSNDLLENWFNNSKKVLTKLNLSDLKEEDILNNNNINDQLIKQQKENFVHNCKQEKFICPILFLECDIEDTYTLSCGHKYSKECLKNYLKTSLHNDFEDDIITKECLDLKCKKIIKKKDWKNICEEKDYQKYLYTLLHIYIKKSKDLKKCPNNPCPYIIQSVMLNNNNVICKCGYHFCFECSHEFHRPLICSFIKKWYELENNDDHNMKWIHAYTKMCPNCNKPIEKNSGCMNVKCICGYSFCWLCLDNWKNHKGGFYKCNKYLEHNSKYNEQKKQKKKTDKKRDDIEKGHDEEKQDTHKINDNDKIQNNHEEKKHYEEKRNSHLILNKYNHFKSRFNAHQYAENFSIHTQLLFLYNFCKNYNIHLNRMKFFEDAIIQIIKCRKILKWSYTYAYFSNWKSDNQKHLFEYHQGELEKNLDILQTKTEDINLSQFKNNTDNNIVRDIQQLTELIDIFFKNICDFMENNFV encoded by the coding sequence atgaaCATACCAAAAGAACAAAATGAGAAGGAACAAATTAATGTTACCATAGAATATGGAAAAGACAATAAAATGAAAGTAATTAAAACACCCATAAGTAATTccaacaaaaataatatcattaactataaatatgatgattcaaatataaaagataaatataataacacatctgattgttatataatgaataatgaAGATGGTATAAATTTGtacttaaattattataaaaagaatttctTGAAGTttcaagaaaataatttatataatgtttatgaattaaaagatatagaaaaaaaaatggaactAGCCATTTTTGAAATTAtgaatttaattaatatacaaTATGATTATGCTTATCATTTTCTAAAagcatataattttaattcaaatgatttattagaaaattggtttaataattcaaaaaaagtATTAACTAAATTAAACTTATCTGATTTAAAGGaagaagatatattaaataataataatataaatgatcaaCTGATAAAacaacaaaaagaaaattttgtACATAATTGTAAAcaagaaaaatttatttgtCCTATCTTATTTTTAGAATGTGATATAGAAGATACATATACATTGTCATGTGGACataaatattcaaaagaatgtttaaaaaattatttaaaaacttCATTACATAATGATTTTGAAGatgatattattactaaAGAATGTTTAGAtctaaaatgtaaaaaaataattaaaaaaaaagactggaaaaatatttgtgaagaaaaagattatcaaaaatatctatataccttattacatatatatataaaaaaaagtaaagatttaaaaaaatgtccAAACAATCCATGCCCATATATAATTCAATCTGTCatgttaaataataataatgtcaTCTGTAAATGTGGATATCACTTCTGTTTTGAATGTTCACATGAATTTCATAGACCTCttatatgttcatttattaaaaaatggtATGAACtcgaaaataatgatgatcaTAATATGAAATGGATACATGCATATACAAAAATGTGTCCTAATTGTAATAAACCTATCGAAAAAAATTCAGGATGTATGAATGTCAAATGTATATGTGGTTACAGCTTTTGTTGGTTATGCCTTGATAACTGGAAAAATCATAAAGGTGgattttataaatgtaaCAAATATTTGGAACATAACTCCAAATATAAcgaacaaaaaaaacaaaaaaaaaaaactgatAAAAAAAGAGATGACATAGAAAAAGGTcatgatgaagaaaaacaGGAcacacataaaataaatgacaaTGATAAGATACAAAATAATCATGAggaaaaaaaacattatgaggaaaaaagaaattctCATCTAATActcaataaatataatcacTTTAAATCAAGATTTAATGCTCACCAATATGCTGAAAACTTTTCTATACATACACAACTactctttttatataatttctgtaaaaattataacattCATTTAAATAGAATGAAATTCTTTGAGGATGCCattattcaaattataaaatgtagaaaaatattaaaatggtCCTATACATATGCATACTTCTCAAATTGGAAAAGTGATAATCAGAAACATCTTTTTGAATATCATCAAGGAGAACTAGAAAAAAATCTTGATATCTTACAAACCAAAACAGAAGATATAAACTTATcacaatttaaaaataatacagataataatattgttagGGATATACAACAACTTACTGAATtgattgatatattttttaaaaatatttgtgattttatggaaaataattttgtttag
- a CDS encoding phosphatidylethanolamine-binding protein, putative, whose amino-acid sequence MFNLKYAVLLWYYLCSVGYIWGDIKLINSDFGEHHCDSEKVKILDSKYYNKDCGGENALPTFEWLDKNNGTKSYVITLTSMNNSTKVVHFIAWNIPRHINVINNFTNFEEMNAVIGFNSFKKRSYEGPCSTNELQDQSTECLKFSIYALKNERIELSDDADYFELIAYLKRMSREEHIVIDNLYLYSLCIPKKKIHV is encoded by the exons atgtttaATCTTAAATATGCAGTCTTATTATGGTATTATCTCTGTAGTGTTGGATATATTTGGGGTGATATTAAGTTGATAAATTCAG ACTTTGGAGAACATCATTGCGATAGTGAGaaagtaaaaatattagattccaaatattataacaaagATTGTGGTGGAGAAAATGCATTGCCTACCTTTGAATGGCTAGATAAAAACAATGGAACAAAATCTTATGTTATAACATTGACAAGCATGAATAATTCTACTAAGGTTGTTCATTTTATAGCATGGAATATACCTAgacatataaatgtaataaataattttactaACTTTGAAGAAATGAATGCAGTAATTGGTTtcaattcttttaaaaaaagaagttaTGAAGGTCCATGTTCTACAAATGAGCTACAAGATCAATCAACTGAATGTTTAAAATTTAGCATATATGCTTTAa aAAATGAGCGTATAGAACTTTCTGATGATGCAGATTATTTTGAATTAATAGCTTACTTGAAAAGAATGAGCAGAGAGGAACACATTGTTattgataatttatatttgtattctTTATGCATACccaaaaagaaaatacacGTATAa
- a CDS encoding inner membrane complex protein 1a, putative has protein sequence MFNACQLNSNCCNEESEEARESMNRKYDGKYEEHIINENSDLKKIIEGKPDLDKAVEIGQHTEREYVAITAYQPVDIVTRTVEVPFVRTIETTVPKIVYEEKIKEVPRYISKYIEKVVEVPEVKFVDKIIDVPDIQYCLKYVPKVEIQENIIKRPVFHKKFVEKIVEVPKVKEMKRFHEVETVEYVIKYIPKDYSKSTKKENETTTGLNETNNDEEDRNVEHPNLNIRDGTRLIRNGPVLVQQENVIIEHPTTEMHTSITSSGTRENVSCFCNKNVQCNRQSNCYNLSSTCMCNERTMNELKENNNSMLHNPRIEQVFKPKIVKNIEVQKHVPISVDVPVPYMVPKPVVVNVDVPVLKFRDTFVPVPVRRKIIPKIKWISDVYQVDCIKEKPYLKIQDVIKPIPCDVDIKYRKYMEKACAVNPNELAQDDVHAMWMRVNAHLAEKKKKEYGDFYPYYKNEGESDNKMEGHESTNDEICKEEEIIYLEEDEESKFIKKDGNINNLEINENINNIEINENINNIEINENINHEEIHENINREEINENLSVMKENHNIYKNEINNDVPHINKDDEKENVIVEEHIFVRNKSNIEREKVDDIINVPKELRFKDDNNMHPASYDINMNLNENEKTYLFENCDIFMNEMKEDIEKNKNNNTSNKYIEEQLTASLYPSHPLAMTYLQNKWIQTDTLRTHELYNHDFIRASVNANYNLQSGNIVMSDIMRNNEFLKSANPIISPFSPGNIRNLENYYNNLIIQNLDQQNKQSNYYQHMNNQINYDNYNNYENFENHQIKLYEQVIKEEEQNENSNSKCCNYFCDK, from the exons atgtttaatGCTTGTCAATTAAATAGTAATTGTTGTAATGAAGAGTCAGAAGAAGCGAGGGAATCTATGAATCGAAAGTATGATGGTAAATATGAGGAACacataataaatgaaaattcagatttaaaaaaaattattgaagGGAAACCAGATCTTGACAAAGCTGTTGAAATAGGTCAACACACTGAAAGAGAATAc gttGCTATAACGGCTTATCAACCAGTTGATATTGTTACAAGAACAGTAGAAGTTCCTTTTGTTAGGACCATAGAAACGACTGTTCCAAAGATTGTGTATGAAGAAAAGATAAAGGAAGTACCAagatatatttcaaaatatatagaaaag GTTGTTGAAGTTCCTGAAGTAAAGTTTGTAGACAAAATTATTGACGTACCTGATATACAGTATTGTCTTAAATACGTACCAAAAGTAGAGAtacaagaaaatattataaaacgACCAGTATTTCATAAAAAGTTTGTTGAGAAAATAGTGGAAGTACCTAAAGTCAAAGAAATGAAAAGATTTCATGAAGTGGAAACTGTTGAATATGTTATAAA gTATATTCCTAAGGATTATTCCAAAAGTACgaagaaagaaaatgaaacTACAACAGGTTTAAATGAAACAAACAATGATGAGGAAGACAGAAATGTAGAACATcctaatttaaatattagaGATGGTACAAGATTAATTAGAAATGGTCCTGTTTTAGTACAACAAGAGAATGTAATTATAGAGCATCCTACTACAGAAATGCATACATCTATTACTTCTTCTGGTACACGAGAAAACGTTTCTTGtttttgtaataaaaatgttcaaTGTAATAGACAATCGAATTGTTATAACCTTAGTAGTACTTGTATGTGTAATGAAAGAACCATGAATGAATTGAAAGAGAACAATAATTCTATGTTACATAATCCAAGAATTGAACAAGTATTCAAGCCTAAAATAGTAAAGAATATAGAAGTACAAAAACATGTTCCTATATCTGTTGATGTTCCTGTACCTTATATGGTACCTAAACCAGTTGTAGTTAATGTTGATGTACCTGTATTAAAATTTAGGGATACATTTGTTCCTGTACCGGTcagaagaaaaattattccaaaaataaaatggataTCAGATGTATATCAAGTAGATTGTATAAAAGAAAAGCCTTACTTAAAGATACAAGATGTTATAAAACCAATTCCATGTGATGTTGATATTAAATATAGGAAATATATGGAAAAGGCTTGTGCAGTTAATCCAAATGAGTTAGCACAAGATGATGTTCATGCTATGTGGATGAGAGTGAATGCTCATTTAGctgagaaaaaaaagaaggaatATGGTGATTTCTATCcatattataaaa atgaGGGAGAAAGTGACAACAAAATGGAGGGTCACGAAAGTACAAACGACGAAATTTGTAAAGAGGAAGAAATTATATACTTAGAAGAAGACGAAGAAagtaaatttattaaaaaagatggaaatataaataatttagaaataaatgaaaatataaataatatcgaaataaatgaaaatataaataatatcgaaataaatgaaaatataaatcatgaAGAAAtacatgaaaatataaatcgtgaagaaataaatgaaaatttgagtgtaatgaaagaaaatcataatatatataaaaatgaaataaataatgatgttccacatattaataaagatGATGAAAAAGAGAATGTTATTGTAGAAGAACATATATTCGTTagaaataaaagtaatatagaaagagaaaaagtagatgatataataaatgtaccAAAAGAATTACGATTtaaagatgataataatatgcatCCGGCAAGTtatgatattaatatgaacttgaatgaaaatgaaaaaacatATCTTTTTGAAAACtgtgatatatttatgaatgaaatgaaagaagatatagaaaaaaataaaaataataacacatcaaataaatatattgaagaACAACTTACTGCCTCTTTATATCCATCTCATCCATTAGCTATGacatatttacaaaataaatggATACAAACAGATACATTAAGAACACATGAACTTTACAATCATGATTTTATTAGAGCTAGCGTAAATGCAAACTATAATTTACAAAGTGGTAATATAGTAATGTCAGATATTATGAGAAATaatgaatttttaaaaagtgcTAATCCAATTATATCACCATTTAGTCCTGGAAATATTCGTAATttagaaaattattataataatttaataattcaaaattTAGATCAGCAAAACAAACAATCCAATTATTATCAACATATGAATAACCaaataaattatgataattataataattatgaaaattttgaaaatcaccaaataaaattatatgaacaagtcataaaagaagaagaacaaaatgaaaattcaAATAGTAAATGTTGTAACTATTTTTGtgataaataa
- a CDS encoding inner membrane complex protein 1e, putative, which translates to MVKCNDSSQSKNCGYNFCNVNEEDRKEEGMLSQNDNENMYNPNDNHHNNNYNNYYGNNYSVEKNMFSQNSMNQEKYENFVDCPPQNARILKPLIQEKIVEIMKPEIEEKIIEVPQVQYIEKLVEVPHVILQEKLIHIPKPVIHERIKKCSKTIFQEKIVEVPQIKVVDKIVEVPQYVYQEKIIEVPKIMVQERIIPVPKKIVKEKIVEIPQIELKNIDIEKIQEIPEYIPEVVQKDIPYTQIVDRPYHVEKIVEVPHVQHIYRNIVSPQYRHIPKPVEIPMAHYRTFPVEKIVDRNVPVPVELQIVQEFLCPKIEARYKEIPVPVHVQRIIEHPIPKDAMNNPHLLPLYYQEDNNIDMSTNKKNNIEQNKNKNCFIFNLNRNDSRNSSHASPSVELLLHNDKSQKQFYNNYNNKKTSIISNSNNFNNYNQNGGLNQFNPNDNINNMDNIIHHNNIPSNVNFKHFHDNVITNNKINNNMPYENNAVLKNNYSVNIPQTYTTKDFANNIYSSPSPVLSSSHTEHA; encoded by the coding sequence ATGGTCAAGTGTAATGATTCCAGCCAGAGCAAAAATTGCGGGTACAATTTTTGCAACGTAAATGAAGAAGACAGAAAAGAAGAAGGGATGTTGTCACAAAACGATAACGAAAACATGTATAATCCAAATGataatcatcataataataattataataattattatggtaataattattctgttgaaaaaaatatgttctCACAAAATAGTATGAACCAAGAAAAGTACGAAAATTTTGTAGATTGTCCTCCCCAAAATGCCCGTATCTTAAAACCACTAATACAAGAAAAAATTGTGGAAATTATGAAACCAGaaattgaagaaaaaattattgaagTTCCACAAGTACAATATATAGAAAAGTTAGTTGAAGTACCTCATGTTATATTACAAGAAAAGTTAATACATATACCTAAACCTGTGATACatgaaagaataaaaaaatgttcaaAAACCATATTTCAAGAAAAGATTGTAGAGGTACCACAAATTAAAGTAGTAGATAAAATTGTTGAAGTACCACAATATGTATatcaagaaaaaataatagaagTACCAAAAATTATGGTACAAGAAAGAATTATACCTGTTCCTAAAAAAAttgttaaagaaaaaattgtaGAAATACCACAAAtcgaattaaaaaatattgatatagaaaaaatacaaGAAATACCAGAATATATACCAGAAGTAGTACAAAAAGATATACCATATACTCAAATTGTAGATAGACCTTATCATGTTGAAAAAATTGTTGAAGTACCACATgtacaacatatatatagaaatattgtTTCACCACAATATAGACATATACCAAAACCAGTAGAAATACCTATGGCACATTATAGAACATTTCCAGTAGAAAAAATAGTTGATAGAAATGTACCTGTACCTGTAGAATTACAAATAGTTCAAGAATTCTTATGCCCTAAAATAGAAGCaagatataaagaaatacCTGTACCTGTTCATGTTCAACGAATTATAGAACACCCTATACCAAAAGATGCTATGAATAACCCACACCTATTACCATTATATTATcaagaagataataatatagacatgtcaacaaataaaaaaaacaatatcgaacaaaataaaaataaaaactgctttatttttaatcttAATAGAAATGATTCCAGAAATTCTAGTCATGCAAGTCCATCcgttgaattattattacataatgataaaagccaaaaacaattttataataactataataataaaaaaacttCTATCATAAgtaattcaaataattttaataactATAATCAAAATGGTGGTCTTAATCAATTTAATCCTAacgataatataaataatatggacaatataatacatcataataatataccttCAAATGTAAATTTCAAACATTTTCATGATAATGTTATAACaaataacaaaattaataataacatgCCTTATGAAAATAACGCAGttctaaaaaataattattctgTAAATATCCCACAAACATATACAACAAAAGATTTTGccaataatatttattcctCACCTTCTCCTGTCCTCTCATCATCCCACACTGAGCAtgcataa
- a CDS encoding EH (Eps15 homology) protein: MRKLLYRTEEETVVYDNVLEGLYSLYKTYILDLEKEFMYYHFYKPLLTSGDFLSKPMILLLGQYSTGKTTFIKHLIEKEYCGMRIGPEPTTDKFVAVMYNEKEQLIPGNALVSDITKPFSQLESFGNSFLSKLECSNTSSEVLKSVTIIDTPGVLSGIKQISRGYDFEKVIYWFAQRVDLILLIFDAHKLDISDEFRRCIQAIKGQDSKIRIILNKADTINTQQLMRVYGSLMWSLGIVINTPEVNRVYIGSFWDKKLMHDENRTIFEEEASDLYKEISKIPRNSTMVRLNDFIKRCRTLKVHIYLLTHLRKKLPFFKKFLNKRKIVNSLEKIYEEVSKDYNLPLGDFPPVQFMKEKLLDMDWLKIPKLETKKIDRINKVLNTHIPQLLEMIPKESVTVEVSRFENQEGTIVENKLTPFLELTSGEIPLWVKQKYLLSPIDTSKYSDDFYKLGPNDFGKLSGEQVKQDLIKSKLPSAVLHKIWNLADITEDGYLDLFEYSLARHFIEMKIEGFDLPAKVPKDIIK; this comes from the coding sequence ATGAGGAAGCTTTTATACAGAACGGAGGAGGAGACAGTGGTATATGACAATGTGTTGGAAGGTCtgtattctttatataaaacatatatattagattTAGAAAAGGAATTtatgtattatcatttttataaacctTTATTAACAAGTGGTGATTTTTTATCAAAGcctatgatattattattaggtCAATATTCAACAGGTAAAACAACATTTATTAAACATTTAATTGAAAAAGAATATTGTGGTATGAGAATAGGTCCTGAACCTACTACTGATAAATTTGTAGCTGTTATGTATAATGAGAAAGAACAATTAATACCAGGTAATGCTTTAGTAAGTGATATAACAAAACCATTTTCACAACTAGAAAGTTTTGGTAATAGTTTTTTATCTAAATTAGAATGTTCTAATACATCTAGCGAAGTATTAAAATCTGTAACTATTATTGATACACCAGGTGTTTTAAGTGGCATAAAACAAATAAGTCGCGGTTATGATTTtgaaaaagtaatatattgGTTTGCACAACGAGttgatttaatattattaatttttgatGCTCATAAATTAGATATATCAGATGAATTTAGAAGATGTATACAAGCTATAAAAGGACAAGATTCTAAAATTcgtataatattaaataaagcaGATACAATAAATACTCAACAATTAATGAGGGTTTATGGTTCATTAATGTGGTCTTTAGGTATTGTTATAAATACACCAGAAGTTAATAGAGTTTATATTGGATCTTTTTGggataaaaaattaatgcaTGATGAAAATAGAACTATATTTGAAGAAGAAGCATCTGATTTGTATAAAGAAATTTCTAAGATTCCTAGAAATTCTACAATGGTTAGATTAAatgattttattaaaagatgTAGAACATTAAAagttcatatttatttattaacacatttaagaaaaaaattaccattttttaaaaaattcctaaataaaagaaaaattgtCAATTctttagaaaaaatatatgaggAAGTTTCTAAAGATTATAATTTACCACTTGGAGATTTCCCTCCTGTACAGtttatgaaagaaaaattattagatATGGATTGGTTGAAAATTCCTAAATTAGAAACTAAAAAAATTGATAGGATAAATAAAGTtttaaatacacatataccACAATTATTAGAAATGATTCCAAAAGAATCTGTTACTGTTGAAGTATCAAGATTTGAAAATCAAGAAGGTACTATTGTTGAAAATAAACTAACACCATTCTTAGAATTAACATCAGGAGAAATACCCTTATGggtaaaacaaaaatatttattaagcCCAATTGATACTTCAAAGTATTCTGATGATTTTTATAAACTTGGTCCAAATGATTTTGGAAAATTATCAGGAGAACAAGTTAAACAAGATCTAATAAAAAGTAAATTACCAAGTGCCGTTCTACATAAAATTTGGAATCTAGCAGATATAACAGAAGATGGATATCTCGATCTATTTGAATATTCCTTAGCTAGACATTTCATAGAAATGAAAATTGAGGGATTCGACTTACCTGCCAAGGTACCCaaagatattattaaataa